A window from Drosophila nasuta strain 15112-1781.00 chromosome 3, ASM2355853v1, whole genome shotgun sequence encodes these proteins:
- the LOC132789431 gene encoding semaphorin-1A has translation MLITDRRRIRQLTMFNAFITLCLCLLVVTIEAWMPDVRPDLQTKPDKVIASFFGNTTDYYKILDHDDESVLVGAKDVIYNISMMGLKENSRLVWNSSGADRELCMLKGKHEWDCHNYMRVYAPLSDGQILLCGTNSYKPRCRHYTPVEQTPDGAGAGSMRYEITRDVEAQGLCPYSPAHNSTYAFADGHLYSATVADFSGGDPLIYRENLRTEQYDLKQLNQPDFVGAFERNGYVFFFFRELSMEYMNFGKAVYSRVGRVCKNDRGGPYNHGKSWTSFLKARLNCSMPGDFPFYFDEIQAISPVVEINGQAMVYAVFTTSVNAIPGSAVCAYRVDDILAAFDGDFKSQKDSQSHWLPVEQTQVPKPRPGQCVDDSRTLASISVNFIKNHPLMESAVPAVHNRPLLTKVTLMHRLTAIAVDAQVQALNGKHYDVIYSGTDDGKVTKFINVITSHPNNTDRLRTVVISEMQVLPLGTPVREMVISSKKNTLVVVSDGRLVTVPLHHCSLIMDCVGCLSMQDPNCAWDLQTHECKNLAASQHKFGTKTYLQSLNTTKKSAASLCPKTAADPVIVTMPPSQVDDSQKLHYASVAEKPSSIDQQATGVGVDFALNDYIDENKIPQASVDPEQVMTSLHDPQKSIAVVNELQKATLSSYNVLIIVFVIMIAFFLGTVAGIKINKKCKQSRLDASHHNHFGKPTQFKHQNSGKDINLLINSNPYTTTQKTPNLDLEKDRSHECKNSTEHLEKELPCKTSTLTKVKRTYI, from the exons ATGCTAATTACTGACCGGAGAAGAATACGTCAACTGACGATGTTCAATGCCTTCATCACGCTCTGTCTATGCCTCCTCGTTGTCACAATCGAAGCTTGGATGCCCGATGTGCGACCCGATTTGCAAACGA AGCCAGACAAAGTGATTGCCAGTTTCTTTGGCAACACCACGGACTATTATAAGATTTTGGATCACGATGATGAGAGTGTTCTCGTGGGTGCCAA GGACGTCATCTACAACATCAGCATGATGGGACTGAAGGAGAACAGTCGACTGGTGTGGAACAGCTCCGGCGCCGATCGCGAGCTGTGCATGCTGAAGGGCAAACACGAGTGGGATTGCCACAATTATATGCGTGTCTATGCTCCGCTCAGCGATGGTCAGATACTGCTCTGCGGCACCAATTCGTACAAGCCGCGCTGTCGTCATTACACACCCGTTGAACAGACACCGGATGGAGCTGGCGCCGGAAGTATGCGCTACGAGATCACGCGTGATGTGGAGGCCCAGGGTCTATGTCCCTATAGTCCTGCTCATAACAGCACCTACGCCTTTGCCGATGGCCATTTGTATAGTGCCACTGTGGCCGATTTCTCTGGCGGAGATCCATTGATCTATCGGGAGAATCTGCGCACCGAACAATATGATCTCAAGCAACTAAATCAGCCAGACTTTGTGGGCGCCTTTGAGCGCAACGGCTacgttttcttctttttccgTGAACTGTCCATGGAGTACATGAACTTTGGCAAAGCGGTCTACTCGCGGGTCGGACGCGTCTGCAAGAACGATCGTGGTGGTCCCTACAATCATGGCAAGAGCTGGACATCGTTCCTCAAGGCGCGACTCAATTGCTCTATGCCTGGCGACTTTCCCTTCTATTTCGACGAGATAC AGGCTATAAGTCCGGTTGTAGAGATCAATGGTCAAGCCATGGTCTATGCTGTGTTTACCACCTCAGTGAATGCCATTCCCGGCTCGGCTGTGTGTGCCTATCGCGTCGATGACATCTTGGCCGCCTTTGACGGCGATTTCAAATCACAAAAGGACTCCCAGTCGCATTGGCTGCCCGTGGAGCAGACGCAGGTGCCCAAGCCACGTCCCGGCCAGTGTGTGGATGACTCGCGTACGCTAGCAAGCATTTCGGTTAACTTTATCAAGAACCATCCACTGATGGAGAGCGCTGTGCCTGCCGTGCACAATCGCCCACTGCTGACGAAAGTGACTCTGATGCATCGTCTCACGGCCATTGCTGTGGATGCCCAAGTGCAGGCGTTGAATGGCAAGCACTACGATGTGATCTACAGTGGCACCGACGATGGCAAGGTGACCAAGTTTATCAATGTCATCACATCGCATCCAAACAACACAGATCGCCTGCGCACTGTTGTCATCTCCGAGATGCAGGTGCTGCCCTTGGGCACACCAGTGCGTGAAATGGTCATCTCGTCGAAGAAGAACACACTCGTTGTGGTTAGCGATGGAAGACTGGTGACGGTGCCATTGCATCATTGTTCGCTAATTATGGACTGCGTCGGTTGTCTAAGCATGCAGGATCCGAACTGCGCCTGGGATCTGCAGACACACGAGTGCAAGAATCTCGCGGCCAGTCAGCACAAGTTTGGCACCAAAACCTATTTGCAGAGTCTTAACACCACAAAGAAATCAGCCGCCTCGCTTTGTCCCAAAACAGCCGCAGATCCTGTGATTGTAACCATGCCGCCATCGCAAGTGGATGATTCACAAAAGCTGCACTATGCTAGTGTGGCGGAGAAACCATCCAGCATTGATCAGCAGGCAACGGGCGTTGGTGTTGACTTTGCGCTCAATGATTACATTGACGAGAATAAAATACCACAGGCATCTGTGGACCCCGAGCAAGTTATGACTAGCCTGCATG ATCCTCAGAAATCGATAGCTGTTGTCAATGAGCTGCAGAAGGCTACATTGTCTAGCTATAACGTATTGATCATTGTGTTTGTGATAATGATTGCCTTCTTCTTGGGCACCGTTGCAGGCatcaaaattaataagaaatgCAAACAAAGTCGTCTAGATGCCAGCCATCACAATCACTTTGGTAAACCAAC ACAATTCAAGCATCAAAACAGCGGCAAGgacattaatttattgatcAACTCGAATCCGTACACGACGACGCAGAAAACGCCAAATCTGGATCTTGAAAAAGATCGCAGTCACGAGTGCAAGAACTCCACAGAGCACTTGGAAAAGGAGCTGCCTTGCAAAACGTCAACGCTAACAAAAGTGAAACGCACCTACATATGa
- the LOC132789086 gene encoding uncharacterized protein LOC132789086, whose translation MTLFIATFLILFVNLAIASPIPQINESWINFNDFEVNFNEDGFGFNVNIKHNDIYNVWKVEEFEERLRLRGWYNKAIDFILILDIPSAAAKGGTGKALPVVMKDDKNLSGCALKSCAG comes from the exons ATGACACTCTTCATAGCT ACGTTTCTGATTCTATTTGTCAATTTGGCGATTGCATCGCCAATACCGCAAATAAACGAAAGTTGGATTAACTTTAACGATTTTGaagtaaattttaatgaagACGGATTTGGATTCAATGTTAA TATCAAACACAATGACATTTATAATGTGTGGAAAGTGGAGGAGTTTGAAGAAAGACTGCGTCTCAGAGGCTGGTATAACAAAGCTATTGACTTCATTCTCATCCTGGACAttccatcagcagcagcaaaagggGGAACAGGTAAAGCATTACCAGTTGTAATGAAAGATGATAAAAATCTTTCGGGATGTGCATTGAAATCATGTGCTGGTTAA
- the LOC132791542 gene encoding uncharacterized protein LOC132791542, with protein sequence MIRWNAIFLILIINLVCGMCRSLSADMKIKSSENQTVANDEIVPEGDDDPSLTGLIDLVFTEARSLIDDMKTESSNSQDMDHVVELGVNASSEDKTVATRTFFEGPTPSTSTNETTTEPSDFRLAGACLKACAG encoded by the exons ATGATAAGGTGGAACGCT atatttcttattttgatTATCAATTTGGTGTGTGGAATGTGTCGTTCTCTATCTGCTGatatgaaaatcaaatcaTCGGAGAACCAAAC GGTCGCTAACGATGAGATTGTGCCAGAAGGTGATGATGATCCTTCGCTCACTGGACTCATCGATTTGGTTTTCACAGAGGCTCGTTCTCTAATTGATGATATGAAGACGGAATCATCGAATAGTCAAGA TATGGATCACGTTGTTGAACTTGGCGTCAACGCATCGTCAGAAGATAAAACCGTTGCGACTCGAACTTTTTTTGAAGGTCCAACGCCTTCAACTTCCACGAATGAAACTACAACCGAACCTTCCGATTTTAGGTTGGCAGGTGCGTGTCTTAAAGCCTGCGCTGGTTAA
- the LOC132792256 gene encoding uncharacterized protein LOC132792256 produces the protein MRTWTREIQLRLGCAQMQMPKMFQSSIVILVANFVFVAPATFVPRINNDNGFQLVPNNDGYTLSIREPDNTNWREETVKEVAPGELEVKGILNQAFKEDGGTLVVVYEAGRNGYVAKYIYEGSKKPTPAPHAPYQILLSAKALMSAAG, from the exons ATGAGAACCTGGACTCGAGAAATTCAGTTGCGTTTGGGTTGTgcgcaaatgcaaatgcccAAAATGTTTCAATCG TCGATCGTTATTCTTGTTGccaattttgtgtttgtggcGCCCGCAACTTTCGTTCCGCGCATAAATAACGATAATGGATTCCAACTGGTGCCAAATAATGATGGATATACCTTGAG CATTCGAGAACCGGATAATACCAATTGGCGGGAGGAGACGGTGAAAGAGGTTGCACCCGGCGAATTGGAGGTAAAAGGAATACTGAATCAGGCATTCAAAGAAGATGGAGGCACTCTTGTGGTTGTCTACGAGGCGGGCCGTAATGGATATGTGGCCAAGTATATATACGAAGGATCTAAAAAACCAACACCAGCCCCGCATGCACCATATCAAATCTTGCTAAGTGCCAAAGCTTTAATGTCAGCAGCTGGTTGA